Proteins encoded by one window of Haematobia irritans isolate KBUSLIRL chromosome 2, ASM5000362v1, whole genome shotgun sequence:
- the LOC142223335 gene encoding zinc finger MYND domain-containing protein 11-like: MANITRRAHPDCLRYFLMHLRFPEISSNVEDGRENTCHVDKLVATLIEKGGYSATTAEETIVLALSDGLLIPVYASSCGVVDSKIVRLPNSAEVKRKSPHDWYCYECHLPGQLENCIECRRSFHRLCYREKPDRPNYAIPSTKTQVISVPDPVSASTNIDLEALMSAATAPDKRNNRPQEIVDHEVCNDVSHPNQCSSASKQSKKAFSSNEGKQNHDLCTCCRLLKRVNKKNTPNLPSSELCHLLNYTFSTNRQWLTHDIREYLNFRSLNIKEMGLVSALMLYSTLTMDDIDFKIQRKCYNSLTEFFVDLLDIQHNFGVFFGPYSTEMESTKWLIRDVAHDLSEIRHCPDCFRHSQEKVSSIWFAIPCAKRHKLVYAKHTIFPYWPAKVIRSLPNNKYEVIFFGGTHFKAVIDAAYIKPIDSDVKSLNMGSGRTMKKAMEELRFHQMLSKYPSKKFAFNADPHEMDDILRSVVGTNSKALIEKEKRTRLGKRRISAIFNIEEDMAVVEKHNTSKECLQGTKPHSHLDNPQILSVNNCISDEETTEESTEHSTDNNPSQSLKEMLREIAEVRRMINEYRQKNDQMEAQKRKLKETIEKQELERKTIKNKQWCYWCLSEAIFSCCFLASYCSQICQSRHWKEGHSKECNNKGRPQSIDIA; the protein is encoded by the exons ATGGCTAATATAACAAGAAGAGCACATCCCGACTGCCTACGATATTTCCTAATGCATCTTCgttttcctgaaatttcaagCAATGTAGAAGACGGCCGGGAGAACACGTGTCACGTTGACAAGCTTGTGGCGACTCTAATAGAAAAAGGAGGATATTCAGCAA CCACTGCTGAAGAAACGATTGTCCTTGCTCTAAGCGATGGCTTGCTTATACCAGTATATGCATCAAGTTGTGGCGTGGTGGACTCAAAAATTGTTCGCCTACCAAATTCTGCCGAAGTTAAAAGAAAGTCTCCTCATGACTGGTATTGTTACGAGTGTCATTTGCCAGGACAACTAGAGAACTGCATAGAATGTAGACGCTCATTTCATCGTCTGTGTTATCGGGAAAAGCCTGATAGGCCAAATTATGCAATACCTTCTACTAAAACACAAGTTATTTCTGTACCAGACCCCGTTTCTGCTAGTACCAATATTGACCTTGAAGCCTTGATGTCAGCAGCCACCGCACCTGACAAGAGAAATAATCGACCGCAAGAAATAGTCGATCATGAAGTTTGTAATGATGTGTCTCATCCTAACCAGTGCTCATCAGCATCTAAGCAATCAAAAAAAGCATTTTCCAGCAACGAAGGAAAACAGAATCATGATCTTTGTACATGCTGTCGTCTGCTAAAGAGGGTAAACAAGAAGAATACCCCCAATCTTCCCTCGAGCGAATTGTGTCATTTACTCAACTATACATTTTCGACCAATCGTCAGTGGCTTACACATGATATTCgtgaatatttgaattttcgaaGCTTGAATATAAAGGAAATGGGTCTGGTCAGTGCTTTGATGCTTTATTCAACACTAACGATGGATGACATTGACTTTaaaatacaaagaaaatgttacaATTCCCTCACAGAGTTTTTTGTGGACTTGTTAGATATACAACATAACTTTGGAGTCTTTTTCGGAC CGTATAGTACCGAAATGGAATCTACAAAATGGTTAATACGTGACGTGGCTCACGACCTGTCGGAAATAAGACATTGTCCTGATTGTTTCCGCCACTCTCAGGAAAAAGTATCGTCTATATGGTTTGCTATACCTTGTGCAAAACGTCACAAACTGGTTTATGCTAAACACACTATATTTCCATATTGGCCTGCAAAAGTGATTCGTTCGTTGCCAAACAATAAGTATGAAGTGATATTTTTTGGAGGAACACATTTCAAGGCTGTCATAGATGCTGCTTACATTAAGCCCATCGATTCTgatgtcaaatcacttaatatgGGAAGTGGTCGCACTATGAAAAAAGCAATGGAAGAGTTACGATTTCATCAAATGCTCTCTAAATATCCatcaaaaaaatttgcatttaatgCTGACCCCCATGAAATGGATGATATCCTACGTTCTGTAGTGGGCACTAATTCAAAGGCATtaatagaaaaagaaaaacgtACTCGGCTTGGTAAACGCAGAATATCGGCCATTTTTAACATAGAAGAAGATATGGCAGTAGTGGAAAAACATAATACATCCAAAGAATGTTTGCAAGGAACAAAACCACACAGTCACTTAGACAACCCTCAAATTTTGTCCGTTAATAATTGTATCAGTGATGAAGAAACTACTGAAGAATCGACTGAGCATTCCACAGATAATAATCCATCACAATCA TTGAAAGAAATGTTAAGGGAAATTGCTGAGGTGCGTAGAATGATAAACGAGTACAGACAAAAGAATGATCAAATGGAAGCCCAGAAACGAAAGTTGAAAGAAACTATCGAAAAGCAGGAGCTGGAACGTaagacaataaaaaataaacaatgg